The Metabacillus litoralis genome contains a region encoding:
- the gatA gene encoding Asp-tRNA(Asn)/Glu-tRNA(Gln) amidotransferase subunit GatA, whose product MALFDHKISELKELLHKKEITVSDLVDESYKRIQEVDDKVGAFLALNEDQARTYAKELDEALNSRNEFGLLFGMPIGVKDNIVTKGLRTTCASKILENFDPIYDATVVKHLQNAEAVTIGKLNMDEFAMGSSTENSSIKTTRNPWNLETVPGGSSGGSAAAVAAGEVPFSLGSDTGGSIRQPAAFCGVVGLKPTYGRVSRFGLVAFASSLDQIGPVTRSVEDNAFLLQAISGVDEMDSTSANVEVPDFLSSLTGDVKGLKIAVPKEYLGEGVTEEVKQSVLDALKVLEGLGATWEEVSLPHSKYALATYYLLSSSEASANLARFDGVRYGHRSDNAENLIELYKQSRAEGFGNEVKRRIMLGTYALSSGYYDAYYKKAQKVRTLIKKDFEDVFEKYDVIIGPTTPTPAFKIGENVKDPMTMYANDILTIPVNLAGVPGISVPCGLSNGLPLGLQIIGRHFDESTVYRVAHAFEQATDHHKAKPEL is encoded by the coding sequence ATGGCACTTTTTGATCACAAAATATCAGAATTAAAAGAACTTTTACATAAAAAAGAAATCACTGTTTCTGATTTAGTTGACGAATCTTATAAACGAATTCAAGAAGTTGACGATAAAGTTGGTGCGTTTCTTGCGTTAAATGAAGATCAAGCACGTACATATGCAAAAGAATTAGATGAAGCATTAAATAGCCGAAATGAGTTCGGGTTATTATTTGGTATGCCAATTGGTGTAAAAGATAATATCGTTACGAAAGGCCTACGCACAACCTGTGCAAGTAAAATCTTAGAAAACTTTGATCCTATTTATGATGCAACAGTTGTAAAGCATCTTCAAAATGCAGAGGCTGTTACAATTGGAAAATTAAATATGGACGAGTTTGCAATGGGCTCTTCAACAGAAAACTCTAGCATAAAGACAACACGTAATCCATGGAATCTTGAAACTGTTCCAGGTGGATCAAGCGGTGGTTCTGCGGCGGCGGTTGCAGCAGGAGAGGTACCGTTCTCATTAGGATCTGATACAGGTGGTTCCATTCGTCAACCTGCAGCATTTTGTGGAGTTGTTGGCTTAAAGCCTACATATGGACGTGTGTCTCGTTTTGGTTTAGTAGCATTTGCGTCATCACTAGATCAAATTGGACCTGTAACACGTTCTGTTGAAGACAACGCATTTCTTTTACAAGCCATTTCTGGAGTTGATGAAATGGATTCAACATCAGCAAATGTAGAAGTACCAGATTTCCTTTCATCTTTAACAGGTGATGTAAAAGGCTTAAAAATCGCTGTGCCGAAAGAATACCTAGGCGAAGGTGTTACCGAAGAAGTAAAGCAATCTGTTCTTGATGCTCTAAAAGTATTAGAGGGACTTGGTGCAACATGGGAAGAGGTATCGTTACCACATTCAAAATATGCACTGGCGACTTATTACTTATTATCTTCATCAGAAGCATCTGCCAACTTAGCTCGTTTTGATGGTGTTCGTTATGGCCATCGTTCAGATAATGCAGAGAACTTAATTGAATTATACAAGCAAAGCCGTGCAGAAGGCTTCGGTAATGAAGTAAAGCGTCGTATTATGCTTGGAACATATGCATTAAGCTCTGGATACTATGATGCTTATTATAAAAAGGCACAAAAAGTCCGTACATTAATTAAAAAAGATTTTGAAGATGTGTTTGAAAAATATGATGTGATTATCGGACCTACTACTCCAACACCTGCGTTTAAAATTGGTGAAAACGTCAAAGATCCAATGACAATGTATGCAAACGATATTTTAACGATTCCTGTTAACTTAGCAGGTGTGCCGGGAATCTCTGTTCCTTGTGGATTATCAAATGGATTACCACTAGGATTACAAATTATCGGAAGGCATTTTGATGAAAGCACAGTTTACCGCGTTGCACATGCGTTTGAGCAAGCAACAGATCATCATAAAGCAAAACCTGAATTGTAA
- the gatB gene encoding Asp-tRNA(Asn)/Glu-tRNA(Gln) amidotransferase subunit GatB yields the protein MEYETVIGLEVHVELKTDSKIFSSAPNHFGAEPNTNTTVVELGYPGVLPVLNKKVVDFAMKACMALNCEVATETKFDRKNYFYPDNPKAYQISQFDKPIGENGWIDIEVNGETKRIGITRIHMEEDAGKLIHSNDGYSLVDLNRQGTPLIEIVSEPDIRTPEEAYAYLEKLKAIIQYTEVSDCKMEEGSLRCDANISLRPVGQEEFGTKTELKNLNSFAFVQKGLEYEEKRQEKVLRSGGVIEQETRRYDEATKKTILMRVKEGSDDYRYFPEPDLVELYIDDEWKERIRASIPELPDARRKRYIDDLGLPEYDAQVLTMTKEMSDFFEATLAVGAEAKQASNWVMGEVSAYLNAEGKELNDVALTPEGLAGMIKLIENGTISSKIAKQVFKELIENGGDPEQIVKDKGLVQISDDETLRKFVNEAIDANPQSVDDFKNGKQKAIGFLVGQIMKATKGQANPPMVNKLLMEEIQKR from the coding sequence ATGGAATATGAAACGGTCATAGGACTTGAAGTTCACGTTGAGTTAAAAACAGATTCTAAAATCTTTTCAAGTGCACCTAACCACTTTGGTGCAGAACCAAATACAAACACAACAGTTGTCGAGCTAGGATACCCTGGTGTTTTACCTGTTTTAAATAAAAAAGTAGTTGATTTCGCAATGAAGGCTTGTATGGCTTTAAATTGTGAGGTTGCGACTGAAACAAAATTTGATCGTAAAAACTACTTTTATCCAGATAACCCAAAAGCTTATCAAATCTCTCAATTTGATAAACCGATCGGTGAAAACGGCTGGATTGATATTGAAGTAAACGGTGAAACGAAGCGTATCGGGATTACTCGTATCCATATGGAAGAAGATGCGGGTAAATTGATTCATTCAAATGATGGTTACTCTTTAGTTGATTTGAACCGTCAAGGCACACCTCTAATTGAGATCGTATCTGAGCCAGATATCCGTACACCAGAGGAAGCATATGCTTATTTAGAAAAGCTCAAAGCAATCATCCAGTATACTGAGGTTTCTGATTGTAAAATGGAGGAAGGCTCACTTCGTTGTGATGCAAACATTTCCTTGCGTCCTGTTGGTCAAGAAGAATTCGGAACAAAAACGGAGCTTAAGAACCTAAACTCCTTTGCGTTCGTTCAAAAAGGATTAGAATATGAAGAAAAGCGTCAAGAGAAGGTCCTTCGTTCAGGTGGTGTGATTGAACAAGAAACACGCCGTTATGATGAAGCAACAAAGAAAACAATCTTAATGCGTGTAAAAGAAGGTTCTGATGATTACCGTTACTTCCCGGAACCAGATCTTGTTGAGCTCTACATCGATGATGAGTGGAAGGAAAGAATTCGTGCTTCCATTCCTGAGCTTCCAGATGCACGTCGTAAACGTTATATTGATGACCTAGGATTGCCTGAATATGATGCTCAAGTATTAACGATGACAAAAGAAATGTCCGATTTCTTTGAAGCAACATTAGCCGTTGGTGCTGAAGCAAAACAAGCTTCAAACTGGGTAATGGGTGAAGTATCTGCTTATCTAAATGCTGAAGGAAAAGAGCTAAACGATGTAGCTCTTACACCAGAAGGTTTAGCTGGGATGATTAAACTCATTGAAAATGGAACCATTTCTTCAAAAATTGCGAAACAAGTTTTCAAAGAGCTAATCGAAAACGGTGGAGATCCGGAGCAGATTGTAAAAGATAAAGGCTTAGTACAAATTTCTGATGATGAAACTCTACGTAAATTTGTAAACGAAGCAATCGATGCCAATCCACAATCTGTTGATGACTTCAAAAACGGTAAACAAAAAGCAATTGGCTTCTTAGTTGGACAAATTATGAAAGCAACTAAAGGTCAAGCAAACCCACCAATGGTAAACAAACTGTTAATGGAAGAAATTCAAAAAAGATAA
- a CDS encoding AAA family ATPase gives MDGLNDQYIRRIQLKREEVPSFRKYPFNLPSVKSLDELELHPHVTFLVGENGMGKSTLLEAIALAIGFNAEGGSLNFNFSTYDSHSELDHYLKLIKGTVKPKDSFFLRAESFYNVASSIEEMDREGRGPHIIDSFGGVSLHEQSHGESFFATFMNRFRGQGIYLLDEPEAALSPLRQLSMITRIDELVKDQSQFIIATHSPLIMAYPSAKILELTEEGIHETTLENTHHYSIMKQFFTNKERLLHHLFHDDSN, from the coding sequence ATGGATGGATTAAATGATCAATATATACGCCGGATTCAATTAAAAAGAGAGGAAGTTCCTTCATTTAGAAAGTATCCATTCAACCTTCCTAGTGTAAAATCTCTTGATGAGTTAGAGCTTCATCCTCATGTTACCTTTTTAGTTGGAGAAAATGGAATGGGTAAATCTACTCTATTAGAAGCTATTGCCCTTGCAATTGGGTTTAATGCTGAGGGTGGTTCGCTTAACTTTAACTTTTCTACCTATGATTCTCACTCTGAACTAGATCACTACCTTAAGCTAATTAAAGGGACTGTTAAACCTAAAGATAGCTTCTTCCTTCGTGCTGAAAGCTTTTATAACGTTGCTTCAAGTATTGAAGAAATGGATAGAGAAGGTCGTGGCCCTCATATTATTGATTCCTTTGGTGGTGTATCCCTTCACGAGCAATCACATGGCGAATCCTTTTTCGCTACCTTTATGAATCGATTTCGCGGACAAGGCATTTATTTATTGGATGAACCAGAAGCAGCTCTTTCCCCACTGCGTCAGCTATCTATGATCACACGAATTGATGAGCTCGTCAAAGATCAATCTCAATTTATTATTGCTACTCATTCACCGTTGATTATGGCCTATCCTTCCGCAAAAATTCTTGAATTAACGGAAGAAGGAATCCATGAGACAACACTTGAAAACACACACCATTATTCAATAATGAAGCAATTTTTCACGAATAAAGAAAGACTTCTTCACCACTTATTTCATGATGATTCCAATTAA
- a CDS encoding diacylglycerol kinase produces MKRARIIYNPTSGRELFKKHLPEVLQKFEQAGYETSCHATTGEGDAIQAAKAATERGFDLIVAAGGDGTINEVVNGIAELDNRPQLAVIPVGTTNDFARAIGIPLNNVIAAVDVILEGAPKKIDIGKVNDHYFINIAGGGRLTELTYEVPSKLKTMVGQLAYYLKGMEMLPSIRPAEVEIEYDGKLFQGEIMLFLVSLTNSVGGFEKLAPDSKLDDGMFDLLILKKANLAEFIRIASLALRGDHINDEHIIYTKANRVKVINKDKMQLNLDGEYGGMLPGEFVNMYQHIDVIMSAEKVRQMEE; encoded by the coding sequence ATGAAAAGAGCAAGAATTATTTATAACCCTACCTCAGGGAGAGAGCTGTTTAAAAAACATTTGCCAGAGGTGCTACAAAAATTTGAACAAGCTGGCTATGAAACCTCTTGTCATGCAACAACAGGTGAAGGTGACGCGATACAAGCAGCAAAGGCAGCGACTGAACGTGGCTTTGACTTAATTGTTGCAGCAGGTGGAGATGGGACAATCAACGAGGTTGTGAATGGGATCGCTGAATTAGATAATCGCCCACAGCTTGCAGTTATTCCGGTAGGAACAACTAATGACTTTGCAAGAGCAATTGGTATTCCATTAAATAATGTGATTGCAGCAGTAGATGTTATCTTAGAGGGTGCGCCTAAGAAGATTGATATCGGAAAGGTCAATGACCATTACTTTATCAATATTGCCGGTGGAGGTCGTCTTACTGAGTTAACATACGAGGTGCCTAGTAAGCTGAAAACAATGGTTGGACAGCTGGCTTATTATTTAAAAGGAATGGAAATGTTACCATCCATACGCCCTGCTGAGGTAGAAATTGAATATGATGGTAAGCTTTTTCAAGGTGAAATCATGTTATTTCTTGTTTCACTAACGAACTCAGTCGGTGGCTTTGAAAAGCTTGCACCTGATTCAAAATTAGATGACGGGATGTTTGACCTTCTTATTTTGAAAAAGGCAAATCTAGCAGAGTTCATCCGTATTGCAAGCCTAGCTCTAAGAGGCGACCATATAAACGATGAACATATTATCTACACAAAGGCAAATCGAGTAAAAGTAATAAACAAAGATAAAATGCAATTGAATTTAGATGGTGAATACGG